From a region of the Neisseria subflava genome:
- a CDS encoding phosphoadenylyl-sulfate reductase, producing MSLFRPQFWKIPEISDAECRRLPELAAALERRLQDIAARYPQAVFASSLAVEDMVITDVVCRLKLPIRIITLNTGKLNPETAALIAETNARYQTKLEVFYPNRQTAAEFEAEFGTAAMYDSVELRRRCCHIRKIEPLNRALHNAPAWLTGQRRSQSETRSELNFEELDTGRNIAKFNPIFDWEEQDVWAYAHEHRVPLNALYHQGYPSIGCEPCTRPVKLGENIRAGRWWWESKDSKECGLHK from the coding sequence ATGTCTTTATTCCGCCCACAATTCTGGAAAATCCCCGAAATCAGCGATGCCGAATGCCGCCGCCTGCCTGAATTGGCGGCCGCTTTGGAGCGTCGTTTGCAAGACATTGCCGCACGCTATCCGCAAGCCGTGTTCGCATCCAGCCTTGCGGTTGAGGATATGGTCATTACCGATGTCGTGTGCCGTCTGAAACTGCCCATCCGCATCATCACGCTCAATACGGGCAAACTCAATCCTGAAACCGCCGCGCTGATTGCCGAAACCAATGCGCGTTATCAAACCAAATTGGAAGTGTTTTATCCCAACCGACAAACCGCTGCCGAATTTGAAGCGGAGTTTGGCACGGCCGCGATGTACGACAGCGTCGAGTTACGCCGCCGTTGTTGCCATATCCGCAAAATTGAACCGCTCAACCGCGCTTTGCACAACGCGCCTGCGTGGCTGACCGGACAACGCCGCAGCCAGTCCGAAACGCGCAGCGAATTGAATTTTGAAGAGCTGGATACGGGTCGCAACATTGCCAAATTCAATCCTATTTTCGATTGGGAAGAGCAGGATGTTTGGGCATATGCGCACGAGCACCGAGTACCGCTCAATGCGCTGTATCATCAGGGCTATCCCAGTATTGGGTGCGAACCCTGCACGCGTCCGGTCAAGCTGGGCGAAAATATCCGCGCCGGGCGATGGTGGTGGGAAAGTAAAGACAGTAAGGAATGCGGTTTGCACAAATAA
- a CDS encoding sulfate ABC transporter substrate-binding protein: MRTLSFAALTAALALSACSPKNEQSADNAASAGKGGNVKLLNVSYDVARDFYKEYNPLFVKEYAAKNGGATVEVQQSHGGSSKQALAVANGLAADVVTMNQTSDIELLVKKGLVKADWNTRLPDNAVPYTSNVVFLVRKGNPKHIQDWGDLAKDGVQIVLANPKTTGNGRYAFLGAYGYGLKVNNGDEGKTKDFVAALLKNTPVFENGGRAATTTFSQRNIGDVLVTFENEANYVSKKLTQDQFEIVYPSYTILSEAPVAVVDSVVDKKGTRAAAEAYLQNLWSEPAQELAANLYLRPRNAEVLAKHKADFPDIETFNPNEKFGPWEEIMKKFFADGGLFDQLSSKK, translated from the coding sequence ATCCGTACCCTTTCTTTTGCCGCATTGACCGCCGCGCTGGCGTTGAGTGCCTGCTCTCCCAAAAACGAACAATCTGCCGACAATGCAGCTTCCGCAGGCAAGGGCGGTAATGTGAAGCTGTTGAACGTCTCTTATGATGTCGCACGAGATTTTTATAAAGAATACAATCCTTTGTTTGTTAAAGAATATGCTGCGAAAAACGGCGGTGCAACGGTTGAAGTCCAACAGTCACACGGCGGCTCCAGCAAGCAGGCTTTGGCTGTCGCCAATGGTTTGGCTGCCGATGTGGTAACCATGAACCAGACTTCTGATATCGAGCTTTTGGTGAAAAAAGGTTTGGTCAAAGCCGATTGGAACACCCGCCTGCCGGATAATGCCGTGCCTTATACCAGCAACGTCGTTTTCTTGGTACGCAAAGGTAATCCGAAACACATCCAAGACTGGGGCGATTTGGCCAAAGACGGCGTACAAATCGTTTTGGCCAACCCGAAAACCACCGGCAACGGCCGCTACGCCTTTTTGGGTGCGTACGGTTATGGTTTGAAAGTCAATAACGGCGATGAAGGCAAAACCAAAGATTTTGTAGCCGCATTGCTGAAAAACACGCCTGTATTTGAAAACGGCGGCCGTGCGGCAACGACGACTTTCAGCCAACGCAATATTGGCGATGTTTTGGTTACCTTTGAAAATGAGGCCAACTACGTCAGCAAAAAATTGACTCAAGACCAATTTGAAATCGTCTATCCGAGCTACACCATTCTTTCCGAAGCGCCGGTTGCCGTCGTGGACAGCGTAGTCGACAAAAAAGGCACTCGTGCCGCTGCTGAAGCCTATCTGCAAAACCTCTGGAGCGAACCGGCTCAAGAGTTGGCCGCCAATCTTTACCTGCGTCCGCGCAATGCCGAAGTGTTGGCGAAACACAAAGCCGACTTCCCCGATATTGAAACTTTCAATCCGAATGAGAAATTTGGCCCGTGGGAAGAAATCATGAAAAAATTCTTTGCCGACGGCGGATTGTTTGACCAGCTTTCCAGTAAAAAATAA
- a CDS encoding DUF4198 domain-containing protein has product MKQWMLLGLLGLGAVAQAHDVWVAAPTHQPAGQILHADLGYSHDFPNVEKIADDRVHIFKPLQLTGSSKKTVDLVNKGENYQYVSKAALPEGSYWVSATYQPTFWSKNKDGWKQQTLKQLAGATYCEQSQMFGKSFVQVGNGAVDEAVLTRPIGQELELVPLQNPNKVKAGGILPVKVLYKGEPLVKATVTASSDTLAEMDLESTHDHREPQGFSGKTDKNGVVNVITLIDGLWKIKVVNEIDYGDKSVCQKDNTYATLIVPVGTKRAAARHAHQH; this is encoded by the coding sequence ATGAAACAATGGATGCTTTTAGGATTGCTGGGATTGGGCGCAGTGGCACAGGCTCACGATGTTTGGGTGGCCGCACCGACACATCAGCCTGCCGGCCAAATCCTGCATGCGGATTTGGGTTACAGCCATGACTTCCCAAATGTCGAAAAAATCGCCGACGACCGCGTACATATTTTCAAACCGCTGCAATTGACCGGCAGCTCAAAGAAAACCGTTGATTTGGTAAATAAAGGCGAAAACTATCAATACGTTTCCAAAGCCGCTTTGCCTGAAGGTTCCTACTGGGTCAGCGCAACCTACCAACCGACTTTCTGGTCGAAAAACAAAGATGGCTGGAAACAGCAAACCTTGAAACAGCTGGCCGGTGCCACCTATTGCGAACAATCGCAAATGTTCGGCAAGAGCTTTGTCCAAGTGGGCAACGGCGCAGTTGATGAAGCGGTATTGACCCGCCCTATCGGCCAAGAGCTGGAACTGGTTCCGCTGCAAAATCCGAACAAAGTCAAAGCCGGCGGCATTTTACCGGTCAAAGTCCTGTACAAAGGCGAGCCTTTGGTTAAAGCCACCGTTACCGCCAGCTCGGACACTTTGGCCGAAATGGACTTGGAATCAACCCATGACCACCGCGAGCCTCAGGGCTTCTCCGGCAAAACCGATAAAAACGGCGTGGTCAATGTGATTACGCTGATTGACGGCTTGTGGAAAATCAAAGTCGTGAACGAGATCGATTACGGCGATAAAAGCGTATGTCAGAAAGACAATACTTACGCAACGCTGATCGTACCTGTCGGTACCAAACGCGCGGCTGCACGCCATGCCCATCAGCATTAA
- a CDS encoding DUF5672 family protein produces the protein MSFADITVVGITGADSYTEGTMYAIIRSCAELPGSRGLLISPSCPQGLPENILHQPCRPFGYLEYNLFVLYQLMYYIDTDYCLIVQNDGWVLNGQNWQDAYREYDYIGAPLPILLETEADGQFFLKGTDQYLAKQHLIQTSPNLDEPQNGGFSLRSKRLLTMPRQLGLNVEIRPPLPPEDGKIAGMEWLVRLHHEDMFLTAQHRYTLQDLGLKFAPPNIATQFSSEVPFINRMRNVPLERVFGAHWMGSVVLTGCNRIRFAQLNEDKLETYSRFFRNLGYEWE, from the coding sequence ATGAGTTTTGCTGACATTACCGTGGTGGGTATTACCGGCGCAGATTCTTATACCGAGGGCACGATGTATGCCATTATCCGCAGCTGTGCCGAATTGCCCGGTAGCCGTGGATTGCTGATCAGCCCGAGCTGTCCGCAAGGTTTGCCGGAAAATATCCTGCATCAGCCTTGCCGGCCATTCGGTTATTTGGAATACAATCTGTTTGTTTTGTACCAACTGATGTATTACATCGATACTGATTATTGTCTGATTGTTCAAAATGATGGCTGGGTGTTGAATGGTCAAAACTGGCAGGATGCCTATCGGGAATATGATTATATCGGCGCACCTTTGCCAATTTTGTTGGAAACCGAAGCTGACGGGCAGTTTTTCCTGAAGGGAACCGACCAATATTTGGCCAAACAACATCTGATTCAGACTTCTCCGAATTTGGACGAGCCACAGAACGGCGGTTTCAGCCTACGCAGCAAGCGGCTTTTAACCATGCCGCGACAACTGGGCTTAAATGTAGAAATCCGACCGCCTTTGCCGCCGGAAGACGGAAAAATTGCCGGTATGGAATGGCTGGTGCGTCTGCACCACGAGGATATGTTTTTGACGGCGCAACACCGTTATACATTGCAGGATTTAGGTTTGAAATTCGCGCCTCCGAATATTGCGACGCAATTTTCTTCAGAAGTACCGTTTATCAATCGAATGAGGAATGTCCCTTTAGAGCGCGTCTTCGGGGCGCACTGGATGGGAAGTGTGGTCTTGACCGGCTGCAACCGTATCCGGTTTGCCCAATTGAATGAGGATAAATTGGAAACATACTCCCGTTTTTTTAGAAATTTAGGTTATGAATGGGAATAA
- the dinB gene encoding DNA polymerase IV, whose amino-acid sequence MSQRKIIHIDMDAFYASVELREQPHLKGLPVVVAWDGTRSVICAASYEARKFGLHSAMSVATAKRLCPQAVFVPPHFDLYRQVSAQIHAVFRRYTDLIEPLSLDEAYLDVTRNFENIPYASEVAKRIRAEIFEETGLTASAGIAPNKFLAKIASDWRKPNGQFVLPPQKIMAFLESLPLGKIPGVGKVTLKKMNAFGMQTAGDLRRFERGELLNHFGRYGYRLYDLARGIDERPVKAERERLQISTEITLPEDLSLAQASSHLPHLAEDLWRQIERKNVEAKGVTLKLKTHDFRIITRSLTYSSVLPDSASLLQAAHTLLQRIPPQREDAFRLIGIGVSHLLPKNQQQTLWL is encoded by the coding sequence ATGTCCCAACGCAAAATCATCCATATCGATATGGACGCATTCTACGCTTCGGTAGAACTGCGCGAGCAGCCGCACCTGAAAGGGCTGCCCGTCGTTGTGGCGTGGGATGGCACGCGGTCGGTTATTTGTGCCGCTTCTTATGAGGCGCGCAAATTCGGTTTGCACTCGGCCATGTCGGTGGCAACGGCGAAAAGGCTGTGTCCGCAGGCGGTGTTTGTGCCGCCGCATTTCGATTTGTACCGCCAAGTGTCGGCGCAGATTCATGCCGTGTTTCGGCGTTATACCGATTTGATCGAGCCTTTGTCTTTGGACGAAGCCTATTTGGATGTTACCCGAAATTTTGAAAATATCCCGTACGCCAGCGAAGTGGCCAAACGGATTCGTGCTGAAATTTTTGAAGAAACCGGTTTGACGGCCTCCGCGGGCATCGCGCCCAATAAGTTTTTGGCCAAAATCGCTTCCGACTGGCGCAAGCCGAACGGGCAGTTTGTGCTGCCGCCACAAAAAATCATGGCGTTTTTGGAGAGCCTGCCGTTGGGTAAGATTCCCGGTGTCGGCAAAGTTACACTGAAAAAGATGAATGCCTTCGGTATGCAGACCGCCGGCGATTTGCGCCGTTTTGAGCGCGGCGAACTTTTAAACCATTTCGGCCGCTACGGCTACCGCCTTTACGATTTGGCACGCGGTATCGACGAGCGGCCGGTCAAAGCCGAACGCGAACGCCTGCAAATCTCAACCGAAATTACCTTACCTGAAGATTTATCTCTGGCGCAGGCTTCAAGCCATTTGCCGCACCTCGCCGAAGACCTCTGGCGGCAAATCGAACGCAAAAACGTCGAAGCCAAAGGCGTTACCCTCAAGCTCAAAACCCACGATTTCCGCATTATCACGCGTTCGCTGACGTATTCTTCCGTCCTGCCCGACAGCGCCTCGCTGCTTCAGGCGGCGCATACTTTGTTGCAACGCATACCGCCGCAACGCGAAGACGCCTTCCGCCTGATCGGTATCGGCGTGAGTCATTTGCTGCCGAAAAACCAGCAGCAGACGCTTTGGTTATAA